One region of Bubalus kerabau isolate K-KA32 ecotype Philippines breed swamp buffalo chromosome 6, PCC_UOA_SB_1v2, whole genome shotgun sequence genomic DNA includes:
- the LOC129655523 gene encoding eukaryotic translation initiation factor 1-like, producing MSAIQNLHSFDPFADASKGDDLLPAGTEDYIHIRIQQRNGRKTLTTVQGIADDYDKKKLVKAFKKKFACNGTVIKHPEYGEVIQLQADQRKNICQFLVEIGLVKDDQLKVHGF from the coding sequence ATGTCCGCTATCCAGAACCTCCACTCTTTCGACCCCTTTGCTGATGCAAGTAAGGGTGATGATCTGCTTCCTGCTGGCACTGAGGATTATATCCATATAAGAATTCAACAGAGAAACGGCAGGAAGACCCTTACTACTGTCCAAGGGATCGCTGATGATTACGATAAAAAGAAACTCGTGAAGGCGTTTAAGaagaaatttgcctgcaatggtaCTGTAATTAAGCATCCAGAATACGGAGAAGTAATTCAGCTACAGGCTGACCAGCGCAAGAACATATGCCAGTTCCTGGTAGAGATTGGACTGGTTAAGGACGACCAGCTGAAGGTTCATGGGTTTTAA